In one window of Mucilaginibacter auburnensis DNA:
- a CDS encoding ArsR/SmtB family transcription factor, producing MELDAKKVEKISKALGDSYRLQIMAMAKSQDDACLKCACIIDNIGLAQSTISHHLSQLVDADLLIATKDGRNVNYRVNKETMDSYLKFLSAFKS from the coding sequence ATGGAATTAGATGCTAAGAAAGTAGAGAAGATATCAAAAGCGCTGGGAGATTCTTATCGTTTACAAATTATGGCTATGGCCAAAAGCCAGGATGACGCTTGCCTTAAATGCGCGTGCATTATTGATAATATAGGGTTGGCTCAATCTACCATATCTCACCATTTAAGTCAGTTGGTTGATGCCGACCTGCTTATTGCTACTAAGGATGGACGTAATGTGAACTACAGAGTAAATAAAGAAACAATGGATAGTTACCTGAAATTTTTAAGCGCTTTTAAAAGCTAA
- the pheT gene encoding phenylalanine--tRNA ligase subunit beta: MKISYNWLKEFIQTDKTPQEISVILTGTGLEVESLEKVQAVPGGLEGLVIGYVKERTQHPNADRLSITKVDVGTGTDLQIVCGAANVAAGQKVVVATVGTTVHPTSGEPFAINKSKIRGEVSEGMICAEDEIGLGTSHEGIMVLPEDAVVGTPAKEYFNLNDDYMYEIGLTPNRADATSHLGTARDIAAFLKTTVVKPDVSAFAVDNNSRVIDVVVENEQASPRYAGLTISGIEVKQSPQWLKERLAVIGVRSINNIVDVTNYVLHELGQPLHAFDADAITGGKVIVKNCPEGTLFKTLDDTERKLSADDLMICNTEAPMCIAGVFGGKDSGVSEKTTSIFLESAYFNSVSVRKTAKRHGLKTDASFRFERGTDPDMPVFALKRAAMLIKEVAGGSISSDIIDLYPNPVQAPVVELPYAKVDRLIGQQIPHEEIKAIVTGLEMQIVNETAEGLTLSIPPYRVDVTRDVDVVEDILRIYGYNNIHIPTQIRASLNTSQRPEKDTVQNLLSDLLTANGFNEILSNSLTKSAYSEDLDSAVKILNPLSSDLDIMRQTMLFSGLEAIAYNQNRQAADLKFYEFGKVYSIKEDKYIESQRFAIFITGDASPAQWNQKAKASTFYNIKSLVDGILKKLNVTDAILTDSDTKELAYGLNYTRNNKTLVTVGKVAAPALKKAGVDKEVFYADINFDQLMTIAKKNKIVYQEISKFPAVKRDLSMLVDKAVTFDQLKRIAQRTEKKLLQQVDIFDVYEGDKLPAGKKSYALSFVLQDAEKTLTDKAIDSVMQKIMYNLEKEAGAEIRK; encoded by the coding sequence ATGAAAATATCATATAACTGGCTTAAAGAATTTATCCAAACCGACAAAACTCCGCAGGAAATATCTGTGATATTAACCGGTACCGGTTTGGAAGTAGAGAGCCTTGAAAAAGTACAGGCCGTTCCCGGCGGTTTAGAGGGTTTGGTTATTGGCTACGTTAAAGAGCGTACCCAACACCCCAATGCCGACAGGCTCAGCATCACCAAAGTTGATGTAGGCACCGGCACCGACCTGCAAATTGTTTGCGGAGCGGCCAACGTGGCCGCCGGTCAGAAAGTAGTGGTAGCTACCGTTGGTACCACTGTACACCCAACAAGCGGCGAACCGTTTGCCATCAACAAATCAAAAATACGTGGCGAAGTATCTGAAGGTATGATCTGTGCCGAAGATGAAATTGGCTTAGGCACAAGTCATGAAGGTATTATGGTGTTGCCTGAAGATGCCGTTGTAGGTACCCCGGCAAAGGAATACTTTAACCTGAACGACGACTACATGTACGAGATAGGCCTTACGCCTAACCGTGCCGATGCTACATCGCACCTGGGTACCGCCCGCGATATTGCAGCCTTCCTGAAAACCACCGTTGTAAAACCGGATGTGTCTGCTTTTGCTGTAGATAACAACAGCCGTGTTATTGATGTGGTAGTGGAGAATGAGCAGGCGAGTCCGCGGTATGCAGGCTTGACCATATCGGGCATAGAAGTGAAACAGTCGCCGCAATGGTTAAAAGAGCGTTTGGCGGTGATCGGAGTAAGATCTATTAACAATATTGTTGACGTTACCAACTACGTGCTGCACGAGTTGGGTCAGCCGCTGCATGCTTTTGATGCCGATGCTATTACTGGTGGTAAGGTAATCGTTAAAAACTGCCCTGAGGGCACCCTGTTCAAAACATTAGATGATACAGAGCGCAAACTCTCTGCCGATGATCTGATGATTTGCAACACCGAAGCGCCTATGTGCATAGCTGGTGTTTTCGGTGGTAAAGATTCCGGTGTTAGTGAAAAAACCACCAGCATATTTTTAGAGAGCGCTTATTTTAATTCTGTATCAGTACGTAAAACGGCTAAGCGCCACGGATTAAAAACGGATGCTTCCTTCCGCTTTGAGCGTGGCACAGATCCTGATATGCCTGTGTTTGCTTTAAAGCGCGCCGCTATGCTGATAAAGGAAGTAGCCGGGGGAAGTATATCCTCGGATATTATTGACCTGTATCCAAATCCTGTTCAGGCACCGGTAGTTGAGCTGCCTTATGCTAAAGTGGATAGATTGATCGGTCAGCAAATACCACATGAAGAGATCAAGGCCATTGTTACTGGCCTTGAAATGCAGATAGTAAATGAAACCGCCGAAGGTTTAACACTAAGCATCCCGCCATACCGCGTGGATGTAACCCGCGATGTAGACGTTGTTGAGGATATACTGCGCATATACGGCTATAACAATATTCATATACCAACGCAAATACGGGCTTCACTAAATACTTCACAGCGTCCGGAGAAAGACACTGTTCAGAACCTGTTGAGCGATCTGCTTACTGCCAATGGTTTTAACGAGATATTGTCTAACTCGCTAACTAAATCAGCCTATTCTGAGGATCTGGATTCGGCGGTGAAGATATTGAACCCATTAAGCTCTGATCTGGACATTATGCGTCAAACCATGCTGTTCTCTGGTTTGGAGGCTATCGCCTACAACCAAAACCGCCAGGCTGCCGATCTGAAGTTTTATGAGTTCGGTAAGGTGTACAGCATTAAGGAAGATAAATACATAGAAAGTCAGCGCTTTGCTATTTTTATTACCGGCGATGCAAGTCCGGCGCAATGGAACCAAAAGGCTAAGGCTTCAACTTTTTACAACATCAAATCTTTGGTGGACGGCATTCTTAAAAAATTGAATGTTACCGATGCTATATTGACCGACAGCGATACTAAGGAGCTGGCTTACGGATTGAACTACACCCGCAACAACAAAACGCTGGTAACAGTTGGTAAAGTTGCTGCACCGGCACTTAAAAAAGCCGGGGTAGACAAGGAGGTGTTTTATGCCGACATCAACTTTGATCAGTTGATGACCATCGCTAAAAAGAACAAGATAGTTTACCAGGAGATCTCAAAATTCCCTGCCGTAAAACGCGATCTGTCAATGTTAGTAGACAAAGCAGTTACGTTTGACCAGCTGAAACGCATAGCCCAACGCACAGAGAAAAAACTGTTGCAGCAGGTAGATATTTTTGATGTATATGAGGGCGACAAACTTCCGGCAGGCAAAAAATCATATGCTCTGAGCTTTGTATTGCAGGACGCTGAGAAAACTTTGACGGACAAAGCCATTGACAGTGTTATGCAAAAAATTATGTATAACTTAGAAAAAGAAGCAGGAGCGGAGATTCGTAAGTAG
- a CDS encoding GNAT family N-acetyltransferase, translating to MSLNFKTTQNIILENERVLLRPLQAEDFDHLLPFALNEPEIWRYSARTAESAALLKEYIDGAIKAREAGAEYPFIVFDKKANAYAGSTRFYEIQPENGALEIGYTWYGKDFRGSGLNKHCKFLLLQFAFETMQTHRVGFRADARNEVSIAAMKSIGCTVEGVIRSHGVLRDGGRRDSVLLSILKDEWFGGVKERLKGKTTC from the coding sequence ATGTCCCTAAATTTCAAAACTACCCAAAACATCATACTGGAGAACGAACGCGTTTTGCTGCGACCGTTGCAGGCGGAAGATTTTGACCATCTTTTACCTTTCGCGTTGAATGAACCCGAGATCTGGAGATATTCTGCCCGGACCGCCGAGAGTGCAGCACTATTAAAGGAGTACATTGATGGAGCAATAAAGGCACGTGAAGCAGGTGCAGAATACCCGTTTATTGTGTTCGACAAAAAAGCAAATGCTTACGCAGGAAGCACACGTTTTTACGAGATACAACCTGAGAATGGCGCATTGGAAATAGGCTACACCTGGTATGGTAAAGATTTTAGAGGTAGCGGATTAAACAAGCATTGTAAGTTTTTACTACTGCAATTTGCTTTTGAAACTATGCAGACCCACCGGGTAGGCTTCCGTGCCGATGCCCGCAATGAGGTAAGCATTGCCGCCATGAAAAGTATTGGCTGTACGGTTGAGGGTGTTATTCGCAGTCACGGCGTTTTACGTGATGGCGGAAGGCGCGATTCCGTATTATTGAGTATTTTGAAAGACGAATGGTTTGGCGGAGTTAAGGAGCGGCTGAAGGGGAAGACGACTTGTTAA
- a CDS encoding M61 family metallopeptidase, giving the protein MKKIFATLFFTTIFLMNSNTGSAAGTEKINYTITFPEAQAHYAEVEMTISGLNQKTLDLKMPVWAPGSYLVREFTRNLEGFTVSAGGKELPVTKTRKNIWHVSTDGLAAITVKYKVYAFEVSVRTSFIDADHAFISSPDFFIYPEGMLKNASTVKIVPYKGWTTVSTSLEKVNGDTFTRTAPEYDILFDSPIEVGTQDVFSFKVGSTDYEVAMSGGGNYDKERVKKDFTRLIEEEVAVFGENPNKHYTFIIHNYLKGGGGLEHLSSTTLGATRDGYTHEGTYQSFLSLAAHEHFHLWNVKRLRPIVLGPFDYDNENYTTNLWIAEGFTAYYQDIIVRRTQLYAPQNYLDLMARQINQLENQPGVKVQSVAMASFDAWIKAYRPNENSNNTTISYYTKGAIIAMMLDLEIINNSKGKNSLDDVMRYMYNEYYKGKKRGYTDAEFKLALEKFAGKSLDNFYARYINGVTDIDYNSYLAFAGCKMTDELAGSNSPALGITMVANTRRVIVASVLRGTSAWDDGINVNDEIITIDDKPVDSKEPLFGDKKVGDKIMVKLIRDGLEKTIPVTLKKSATVKYKIEQLPNATAQQMAVRKKWLTLQ; this is encoded by the coding sequence ATGAAGAAAATTTTTGCAACCCTTTTTTTTACAACCATATTTTTAATGAACAGTAATACCGGAAGCGCGGCAGGTACCGAGAAAATAAACTATACCATTACCTTTCCAGAAGCACAGGCCCATTATGCCGAAGTGGAGATGACCATAAGCGGTCTTAATCAAAAAACATTAGACCTTAAAATGCCGGTTTGGGCGCCGGGCTCTTACCTGGTACGCGAGTTTACCCGCAACCTGGAGGGATTTACCGTAAGCGCAGGCGGCAAAGAGTTGCCTGTTACTAAAACCCGCAAAAACATATGGCATGTCAGCACCGATGGTTTAGCTGCCATTACCGTTAAATATAAAGTATACGCGTTTGAGGTATCGGTACGTACCAGCTTTATTGATGCCGACCATGCATTCATTTCTTCGCCTGATTTTTTTATCTATCCGGAAGGCATGCTGAAAAATGCATCAACAGTTAAAATTGTACCGTATAAAGGCTGGACGACCGTATCAACCAGTCTGGAAAAAGTGAATGGCGATACCTTTACACGCACCGCGCCTGAATATGATATCCTGTTTGATTCTCCTATTGAAGTAGGTACGCAGGATGTTTTCAGCTTTAAAGTTGGATCAACAGATTATGAAGTTGCTATGAGCGGTGGCGGCAACTATGATAAAGAACGCGTTAAAAAAGACTTTACCCGACTGATAGAGGAGGAGGTTGCCGTATTTGGCGAGAACCCTAACAAGCATTATACCTTTATTATTCATAATTATTTAAAAGGTGGTGGCGGTTTGGAGCATTTAAGCTCAACCACCTTGGGCGCTACGCGCGATGGTTATACGCACGAAGGTACTTACCAGAGTTTTTTGTCGTTGGCTGCGCATGAGCACTTTCACCTGTGGAACGTTAAACGTTTACGGCCGATAGTATTAGGTCCGTTTGATTATGATAATGAGAACTACACCACCAACCTTTGGATAGCAGAAGGCTTTACCGCCTACTATCAGGATATTATAGTGCGCCGTACACAATTGTACGCCCCGCAAAATTATCTTGACCTGATGGCAAGACAAATTAACCAGTTAGAGAACCAGCCAGGCGTAAAAGTACAAAGCGTGGCTATGGCCAGTTTTGATGCCTGGATAAAAGCTTACCGCCCTAACGAGAACTCAAACAATACCACCATATCATACTATACCAAAGGTGCCATCATTGCCATGATGCTTGACCTGGAGATCATTAACAACAGCAAAGGCAAAAACTCACTGGATGACGTAATGCGCTATATGTATAATGAATACTACAAAGGCAAAAAGCGCGGATATACCGACGCGGAGTTTAAACTGGCGCTGGAAAAATTTGCCGGTAAAAGCCTGGATAATTTTTACGCCAGGTATATTAACGGTGTAACCGATATTGACTATAACAGCTACCTGGCTTTTGCGGGTTGCAAAATGACCGATGAGTTGGCCGGCAGCAATTCGCCTGCTTTAGGTATTACCATGGTGGCTAATACCCGCAGGGTGATTGTAGCCTCTGTGTTACGCGGCACCTCTGCCTGGGATGATGGTATTAACGTGAACGACGAGATCATCACTATTGACGATAAACCGGTTGACAGCAAAGAACCCTTGTTTGGCGACAAAAAGGTGGGTGATAAAATAATGGTTAAACTCATACGCGACGGCCTGGAAAAAACCATTCCTGTTACACTTAAAAAATCGGCCACGGTTAAATATAAAATTGAGCAGTTGCCAAACGCTACCGCACAGCAAATGGCGGTACGTAAAAAGTGGTTAACGTTGCAGTAA
- a CDS encoding efflux RND transporter periplasmic adaptor subunit produces MKTRYIVYIIIAAVIGFLVYNKFFSESAKKRAAMSAKGPGGPGAGGPGAGGPGGAGGRGGKGGGPGGPGGGRRGGPVAVTVMIVKDTTISNNIDVTGTIDANESVNLISEVSGRITGIYFNEGSHVNKGQLLVKVNDQDLVASLKQSQYQIQLAKQNESRNKQLLQKEAISQVEYETSLTSLNTLNAQADMIKAQIAKTELRAPFSGTIGLRSVSPGGYLSPNTPIATLVNMDPAKITFSVPEKYLGYIKTGSKISFEVASSREDFKASVYAIEPSINVSSRTITVRAKAPNSKGLLKAGSFAKINLSLDQIPKTIMLPTEAVTPDIKGSKVFIYENGVAVPRSVSTDLRTATKIQITDGLKPGDSVVVSAIMQMRPKAQLKLIRTIN; encoded by the coding sequence ATGAAAACCAGATATATTGTTTACATCATTATTGCCGCAGTTATCGGCTTTTTAGTTTACAACAAATTTTTCAGCGAGTCTGCAAAGAAACGTGCTGCCATGAGCGCTAAGGGTCCGGGCGGACCGGGTGCAGGTGGTCCCGGAGCAGGCGGACCTGGTGGCGCAGGTGGTCGCGGTGGTAAAGGAGGTGGCCCGGGCGGCCCCGGTGGTGGCAGAAGAGGCGGCCCTGTAGCAGTAACGGTAATGATCGTTAAAGACACTACCATCAGCAACAATATAGATGTTACCGGTACCATTGATGCCAATGAAAGCGTGAACCTGATAAGCGAAGTATCCGGCCGTATTACCGGCATCTACTTTAACGAGGGTAGCCACGTAAACAAAGGACAACTTTTGGTTAAAGTGAATGACCAGGACCTGGTGGCATCGCTTAAACAAAGCCAATACCAGATACAATTAGCCAAACAAAACGAAAGCCGCAACAAGCAGCTGTTGCAAAAAGAGGCTATCAGTCAGGTAGAATATGAAACCTCATTAACCAGCCTGAATACATTGAATGCTCAGGCCGATATGATCAAGGCGCAGATAGCCAAAACTGAGTTGCGCGCGCCGTTCTCCGGCACAATTGGTTTGCGCAGTGTTAGCCCTGGTGGTTATTTATCGCCCAACACCCCTATTGCCACTTTGGTAAATATGGACCCGGCTAAAATTACTTTCTCTGTGCCTGAAAAATATCTGGGTTATATAAAAACCGGCAGCAAAATCAGCTTTGAAGTAGCCAGCTCTCGCGAAGATTTTAAAGCATCTGTTTACGCCATTGAACCCTCTATCAACGTAAGTTCACGTACCATTACGGTGCGTGCCAAAGCGCCAAATTCAAAAGGTTTGTTAAAAGCGGGCAGCTTTGCCAAGATCAACCTTTCGCTTGATCAGATCCCAAAAACAATTATGCTGCCTACCGAAGCTGTTACACCTGATATTAAAGGCAGCAAGGTATTTATTTATGAGAATGGCGTAGCCGTACCGCGTTCGGTGAGCACCGATTTGCGTACCGCTACCAAAATTCAAATTACCGATGGCTTAAAGCCGGGCGATAGTGTGGTGGTGTCGGCAATTATGCAAATGCGCCCTAAGGCACAGTTAAAATTAATCCGAACAATTAATTAA
- a CDS encoding efflux RND transporter permease subunit gives MSLSSVSIKRPVLATVMSVVIVVFGIIGYNFLGIRDFPSVDPPIINVRTTYTGANSDVIESQITEPLEKAINGVPGIRNITSTSSVGSSNITVEFDLDADLETAANDVRDKVSQAQRQLPQDITAPPVVSKADANADNIITVSVKSNKRDITQVNDYAENVLMEGLQTIPGVSAINLQGTRQYAMRLWIDPAKLTALGLAANDISTALNRENVELPAGKIEGNKTELSIRAVGRMTTEKEFNDLIIRADSNRVIRLSDVGYAVLGSANEQTAFKESGTLQVSLAIVPQPGANYVDIAKEFYKRFDQLKKDLPDDIQVKVLVDKTKFIKQSIEEVEETLAISFALVVIIIYLFFRDWLIAFRPLIDIPVSLVGTFFIMYACGFSINILTLLGIVLATGLVVDDGIVVTENIYKKIEEGMDVRKAAFEGSREIFFAVISTSVTLAAVFLPVMFLQGFTGRLFREFAVVVAGSVLISAFVSLSLTPMLSVKFVRKNHKKSKFYERTEPFFTRMTNAYTETLVGFMKRRWIAVVILLASIGIIWGLNSQIPSELAPLDDRSFLRYSVTGPEGSSYEFMADYMDKVSNMVADSVPEANMNVEIVAFGGGGAGAVNTGMGMIGLTDPDKRKRSQQEIADMLTKALQKFPDARAIVTQEQTISAGGGGARSSQPIQYVLQNQNFDKIRNVLPEFMAEVMQSPVFVTPDVNLKFTKPELKITTDRERARDLGVSVADIAQALQLYYSNSRLSYFLMNGKQYQVIAQADRANRDEPLDLKTLYVRNSRGELIQLDNVVKVEEDATPPSILHFNRFKAATIQAGLAPGYTIGDGIKEMDRIAKATLDETFSTALSGSSRDFAESGSNILFAFIFALLLIYLVLAAQFESFKDPVIVMLTVPLAVAGAYLSLWLFDQTLNIFGQIGIITLVGLVTKNGILIVEFANQRMEHGIEKYEAVVEAATARLRPILMTSLAVVLGSVPIALALGAGAKSRVSLGIVIIGGMLFSLVLTLYVIPTMYVLIASKVRRDPDAEDEFAASTPNEEVKLVEQH, from the coding sequence ATGAGTTTATCCTCAGTTAGTATAAAGCGACCGGTGCTGGCAACAGTTATGTCTGTTGTTATTGTGGTATTCGGTATTATAGGCTACAATTTTTTAGGTATACGAGATTTCCCTTCGGTTGACCCGCCCATCATTAACGTGCGTACCACTTATACCGGTGCCAACTCTGATGTAATTGAATCGCAGATAACCGAACCGTTAGAGAAAGCTATTAACGGTGTGCCGGGCATCCGTAACATTACTTCAACCAGCTCAGTAGGTAGCAGTAACATTACCGTTGAGTTTGACCTGGATGCCGACCTTGAAACCGCCGCTAACGACGTGCGCGACAAGGTGAGCCAAGCGCAGCGCCAGCTTCCGCAGGATATAACCGCTCCGCCGGTAGTATCAAAAGCTGATGCGAATGCCGATAACATCATCACCGTATCTGTAAAAAGTAACAAGCGAGACATTACGCAGGTTAATGATTACGCCGAAAACGTGTTGATGGAGGGTTTACAAACCATTCCGGGTGTGAGCGCCATTAACTTACAGGGCACGCGCCAGTACGCTATGCGTTTATGGATAGATCCTGCTAAGCTTACTGCATTAGGCCTGGCTGCCAATGATATTTCAACAGCGCTTAACCGCGAGAACGTGGAGTTGCCTGCCGGTAAAATTGAGGGTAACAAAACCGAATTGAGTATACGCGCGGTGGGTAGAATGACTACCGAAAAAGAGTTTAACGACCTTATTATCCGTGCAGATAGCAACCGCGTTATCCGCTTAAGCGATGTGGGTTATGCTGTGTTAGGTTCTGCTAACGAGCAAACGGCGTTTAAGGAATCGGGTACATTGCAGGTTTCATTAGCTATTGTACCACAGCCGGGCGCTAACTATGTTGACATTGCCAAAGAGTTTTACAAACGTTTTGATCAACTGAAAAAAGACCTGCCTGATGATATTCAGGTTAAGGTTTTGGTTGATAAAACCAAGTTCATTAAACAATCTATTGAAGAGGTGGAAGAAACCCTGGCTATTTCATTCGCGCTGGTGGTGATCATTATTTACCTCTTTTTCCGCGACTGGCTCATTGCTTTCCGTCCGTTAATTGATATACCGGTATCATTGGTAGGTACATTCTTTATTATGTACGCCTGCGGGTTCTCCATCAATATATTAACCTTATTAGGTATAGTACTGGCAACAGGCCTTGTGGTTGATGACGGTATAGTGGTCACGGAGAACATCTACAAGAAAATTGAGGAAGGCATGGATGTACGCAAGGCCGCTTTTGAAGGCTCTCGCGAGATATTCTTTGCGGTAATTTCAACTTCGGTAACGTTAGCGGCAGTGTTCCTTCCGGTAATGTTCCTGCAAGGCTTTACGGGCAGGTTGTTCCGGGAGTTTGCGGTGGTGGTTGCAGGTTCGGTATTGATATCGGCATTTGTATCACTATCCTTAACACCAATGCTGAGCGTTAAATTCGTTCGTAAAAATCACAAAAAATCTAAATTTTACGAGCGTACCGAGCCATTCTTTACCCGCATGACCAATGCCTATACCGAAACACTGGTAGGATTTATGAAGCGTCGCTGGATAGCAGTAGTTATACTTTTGGCATCAATTGGCATTATATGGGGATTGAACAGCCAGATACCTTCTGAGCTGGCTCCACTTGACGACCGCAGCTTCCTTCGTTACTCGGTTACCGGTCCGGAAGGTTCATCCTACGAGTTTATGGCCGACTACATGGACAAGGTATCTAACATGGTGGCCGACTCAGTTCCCGAAGCTAACATGAATGTTGAGATAGTGGCTTTTGGCGGTGGTGGTGCCGGTGCTGTAAATACAGGTATGGGTATGATTGGTTTGACAGATCCCGACAAGCGTAAACGCAGTCAGCAGGAAATTGCCGACATGCTGACCAAAGCGCTGCAAAAATTCCCTGATGCACGTGCCATTGTAACACAGGAGCAAACCATTAGCGCAGGCGGTGGCGGCGCGCGTAGCTCGCAGCCTATACAATACGTTTTGCAGAACCAAAACTTTGATAAGATACGTAACGTTCTGCCTGAATTTATGGCTGAGGTAATGCAAAGTCCGGTTTTTGTGACACCGGATGTCAATCTGAAATTTACCAAGCCTGAGCTTAAAATTACTACCGACCGTGAACGCGCCCGTGACCTGGGTGTATCGGTAGCTGATATTGCACAGGCCTTGCAGTTATATTATAGTAACAGCCGTTTAAGCTACTTCCTGATGAACGGTAAGCAGTACCAGGTAATTGCGCAGGCCGACCGCGCCAACCGCGATGAACCGCTTGACCTTAAAACGTTGTATGTGCGTAACTCACGCGGTGAATTGATACAACTGGATAACGTGGTGAAAGTAGAAGAAGACGCTACTCCTCCATCCATACTGCACTTTAACCGTTTTAAGGCAGCTACCATACAAGCCGGTTTAGCACCGGGCTATACCATTGGCGACGGTATTAAAGAAATGGACCGTATTGCCAAAGCTACTTTAGATGAGACCTTCAGTACTGCGTTAAGCGGTTCATCCCGCGACTTTGCAGAGAGTGGTTCTAACATTTTGTTCGCGTTCATCTTCGCGCTGTTACTCATTTACCTGGTTCTGGCTGCACAGTTTGAAAGCTTTAAAGATCCTGTAATTGTAATGTTAACGGTGCCGTTAGCGGTTGCCGGCGCTTATTTATCGCTTTGGTTATTTGATCAAACGTTAAACATCTTTGGCCAGATAGGTATAATTACCCTTGTTGGTTTGGTTACCAAAAATGGTATTTTGATAGTTGAATTTGCCAACCAGCGCATGGAACACGGCATTGAGAAATATGAGGCGGTGGTTGAAGCAGCTACGGCTCGTTTGCGCCCTATTTTAATGACCAGCTTAGCGGTAGTATTAGGCTCAGTACCTATTGCCCTGGCTTTGGGTGCAGGTGCAAAAAGCCGTGTATCATTAGGTATTGTAATTATAGGCGGTATGCTGTTCTCACTGGTGTTAACGCTTTATGTAATACCAACCATGTATGTTTTAATAGCATCAAAAGTACGCCGAGACCCCGATGCTGAAGACGAATTTGCAGCATCAACCCCTAATGAAGAAGTAAAGTTGGTTGAACAACACTAA
- a CDS encoding SDR family oxidoreductase has product MKKLENKVAVVTGGNSGIGLAAAKLYAQHGAKVGITGRNKTTIDTAVAEIGEGAVGVVADVANINSIAPAYEQITAQLGKIDVLVVNAGVYAGLPLADFTEELFDQLSDINFKGAFFSVQKALPYLNDGASVIITSSAVSNKAFADASVYAATKAATTSLARGLSSSLLDRNIRVNVLSPGPIETPIFGRGGASAAEVDGMKDYMASIVPAKRLGNVEEIAEGYLYLASDDSKYMVGGDLVLDGGFSRF; this is encoded by the coding sequence ATGAAAAAGTTAGAAAATAAAGTTGCCGTAGTTACAGGTGGCAACAGCGGTATAGGTTTGGCAGCAGCAAAATTATATGCGCAACACGGCGCTAAAGTGGGTATAACAGGCCGTAACAAAACCACAATTGATACAGCGGTTGCCGAAATTGGTGAAGGTGCGGTAGGTGTTGTAGCCGATGTGGCCAACATTAACAGCATTGCACCTGCTTATGAGCAGATAACAGCTCAGTTAGGTAAAATAGATGTGTTGGTGGTTAACGCCGGCGTTTATGCAGGTTTACCACTGGCAGATTTTACGGAGGAACTTTTTGACCAGTTAAGTGATATTAACTTTAAAGGCGCTTTCTTCTCTGTACAAAAGGCTTTGCCTTATTTAAATGATGGGGCATCCGTTATCATCACCTCATCGGCAGTGAGCAACAAGGCCTTTGCAGATGCATCTGTATACGCGGCTACCAAAGCAGCCACAACATCGCTGGCCAGAGGTTTATCGTCTTCTTTGTTAGACAGGAACATCCGCGTTAACGTATTGTCTCCCGGTCCTATTGAAACGCCTATCTTCGGTCGCGGTGGCGCAAGCGCTGCCGAAGTTGACGGGATGAAAGATTACATGGCTTCTATTGTACCCGCAAAACGTTTAGGTAATGTGGAAGAAATAGCCGAAGGCTACCTGTACCTCGCATCAGACGATTCAAAATACATGGTGGGCGGCGATTTGGTGCTGGATGGTGGCTTTAGCAGGTTTTAA
- a CDS encoding lmo0937 family membrane protein produces the protein MNSLLYIIAVILIIGWALGFFMYSAGGIIHVLLVIAIISLLLGVIRRPTAL, from the coding sequence ATGAACTCATTATTGTATATCATCGCAGTTATTTTAATTATAGGTTGGGCATTAGGCTTCTTTATGTATTCAGCAGGTGGTATTATCCACGTATTGTTGGTTATTGCTATCATTTCATTATTGTTAGGCGTTATAAGAAGGCCAACCGCGCTTTAA
- a CDS encoding four helix bundle protein: protein MKRSRLTDQIIRSSRSIGNNIAEGYGRFHYADEAKFLLNARGSSNGND, encoded by the coding sequence TTGAAGAGAAGTAGATTGACTGACCAAATTATCAGATCTTCCAGATCAATAGGAAATAATATTGCAGAGGGTTATGGCAGATTTCATTATGCAGATGAAGCAAAGTTTCTATTGAATGCACGCGGTTCCAGTAACGGAAACGATTGA